One segment of bacterium DNA contains the following:
- a CDS encoding DUF4276 family protein — MKPQIPKKQIWINIEGGGQNRSQQIEFREGLEVFFREFKEKVSFRIIPGGSKDNTVSDFKATLASSETAFVVLVVDSDQDVPAKVNYRQFLQTSNPSWNLPELPDEHYHMMVQVMEAWFLADREALRTHYGQRFRENALPSHSKVEQVPKNDIYHGMEAATRETTKGVYQKRKHSAGILKLLDRNRVCAAAPHCKRLFDVLEAHC, encoded by the coding sequence GTGAAACCGCAAATACCGAAGAAGCAAATTTGGATCAATATTGAAGGCGGTGGTCAGAACAGGAGTCAGCAAATTGAATTCCGCGAAGGTCTGGAGGTTTTCTTCCGTGAATTCAAAGAAAAGGTCAGCTTTCGGATCATTCCCGGCGGCAGCAAAGATAATACGGTGAGCGACTTCAAGGCCACGCTGGCGAGTTCGGAAACGGCGTTTGTGGTTTTGGTGGTGGATTCGGATCAGGATGTTCCCGCCAAAGTCAATTATCGTCAGTTCCTGCAGACCAGCAACCCATCCTGGAACCTGCCTGAATTACCGGACGAACACTATCACATGATGGTCCAAGTGATGGAAGCGTGGTTTCTGGCGGATCGTGAAGCACTTCGAACTCACTATGGACAGCGATTTCGAGAAAACGCATTGCCTTCGCATTCGAAAGTTGAGCAAGTCCCGAAGAATGATATTTACCATGGCATGGAGGCCGCAACGCGCGAGACCACTAAGGGTGTATATCAAAAACGCAAACACTCTGCTGGTATCTTGAAGCTCTTGGATCGTAACCGCGTCTGCGCTGCTGCGCCGCACTGCAAGCGGTTGTTTGATGTTCTCGAAGCGCATTGCTGA
- a CDS encoding AAA family ATPase, whose product MEGKRFIRRIKVQNLLSFDEEGIDLELQPLNVLIGPNGSGKSNLIDVVSILRSLRDDFTEPFLMSGAIEWMSKGVTSGDQQATQNVPIITVNFPWTGEQASIQYTLSFVIANYRAEIMNEVLLLLRDHQPEERLFVRLQKAAQVKRRLPERSAEEYLFIYDQDPDPQKSLFDRTRDELFHPEAARIGNSLAEIRLYTDWSSGRHAANRQPQSADLRGDFLQENARNLASVLNSLFLDSELGERVTEHLRGLYPRITSLHISPSGSAIQLYVKEERLNEAVPATRMSDGFLRFLSLLTVLLHPTPPPLVCIEEPELGLHPDMIHKIAELLKDAATRTQLIVTTHSDLLISALSDIPEAIVVCEHDGRGTRMQRLEPEKMKDWLERYSLGEVWLKGAIGGTRW is encoded by the coding sequence ATGGAAGGCAAAAGATTCATCCGTCGCATCAAGGTGCAGAACCTTCTCTCATTTGACGAAGAGGGGATCGATCTTGAACTCCAGCCGTTGAATGTGCTGATCGGGCCGAACGGGTCGGGGAAGTCGAATCTGATTGATGTAGTGAGCATTCTCCGATCATTACGGGATGATTTCACGGAACCTTTCCTGATGAGTGGCGCCATAGAGTGGATGTCTAAGGGTGTGACTTCTGGCGATCAACAAGCGACACAGAACGTGCCGATAATAACGGTCAATTTCCCCTGGACCGGTGAACAAGCGTCCATTCAGTACACACTATCTTTTGTCATAGCGAACTATCGTGCTGAAATTATGAATGAGGTGCTACTTCTGCTGCGCGACCACCAGCCTGAAGAGAGGCTATTTGTACGATTGCAGAAAGCAGCACAGGTGAAGCGCCGACTTCCCGAGAGGTCTGCCGAAGAGTATCTCTTCATTTATGATCAAGATCCTGATCCACAAAAATCGCTGTTCGACCGTACTCGAGATGAACTCTTTCACCCGGAGGCGGCGCGGATTGGGAACTCACTGGCCGAAATTCGACTTTATACGGATTGGTCTTCTGGGCGACACGCTGCAAATCGCCAACCGCAGAGCGCAGATCTTCGCGGCGATTTCCTTCAGGAAAACGCGAGAAATCTCGCTTCGGTTCTGAATTCGTTGTTTCTCGATTCGGAGTTAGGAGAACGCGTGACAGAGCACTTGCGTGGACTTTATCCGCGAATCACCTCGTTGCACATTTCGCCCTCTGGAAGTGCAATACAACTCTATGTGAAAGAAGAAAGGCTCAACGAAGCCGTCCCTGCCACACGGATGTCCGACGGGTTCCTTCGCTTTCTTTCTCTTCTCACGGTACTCTTACATCCGACGCCGCCACCTCTTGTTTGTATTGAGGAGCCCGAACTTGGCCTTCATCCTGATATGATTCATAAGATTGCCGAGCTATTGAAAGATGCGGCCACGCGAACGCAGCTTATTGTCACGACGCATTCCGACCTTCTCATCTCGGCACTCTCCGATATTCCCGAGGCTATCGTGGTTTGCGAGCATGACGGTAGGGGGACGAGGATGCAGCGCTTGGAGCCGGAAAAGATGAAAGATTGGCTTGAGCGCTATTCTCTGGGCGAAGTGTGGTTGAAGGGCGCCATTGGGGGAACCCGCTGGTGA